A single genomic interval of Camelina sativa cultivar DH55 chromosome 11, Cs, whole genome shotgun sequence harbors:
- the LOC104725941 gene encoding uncharacterized protein LOC104725941 — protein sequence MFPLNPFFPPLLKDGCSRINAAAPSLATSNKLSIVPGLSLPGSPVDITKCWSSLSSVEGCVAEIFKSVFTGKFGSVGSTCCKAFSDVDSKCWPHIFPLNPFFPPLLKDSCSRIEAAAPTHK from the coding sequence ATGTTTCCATTGAATCCTTTCTTCCCTCCTCTTCTTAAGGATGGTTGCTCTCGCATCAACGCAGCTGCTCCCTCACTTGCAACATCTAATAAACTCTCTATTGTTCCTGGATTGTCTCTACCTGGTTCTCCGGTTGATATCACAAAATGCTGGTCATCACTCTCTAGTGTCGAAGGTTGTGTAGCTGAGATATTCAAATCAGTATTCACAGGAAAGTTTGGTAGTGTTGGATCTACGTGTTGCAAAGCATTTTCGGATGTAGATTCAAAGTGTTGGCCACATATATTTCCGCTAAATCCCTTCTTCCCTCCTCTTCTCAAAGATAGTTGCTCTCGCATCGAAGCAGCTGCTCCTACACATAAGTAA
- the LOC104725942 gene encoding protochlorophyllide reductase A, chloroplastic-like has product MALQAASLVSSAFSVRKDGKLNASASSFKESSLFGVSLSEQIKAEIVSSSVRCKNLRNNNAIIRAQAIATSTPSVTKPSLDRKKTLRKGNVVVTGASSGLGLATAKALAETGKWHVIMACRDFLKAGRAAKSAGMPRDSYTVMHMDLASLDSVRQFVDNFRRAEMPLDVLVCNAAVYQPTANQPTFTAEGFELSVGTNHLGHFLLSRLLIDDLKNSDYPSKRLIIVGSITGNTNTLAGIVPPKANLGDLRGLAGGLNGLNSSAMIDGGDFNGAKAYKDSKVCNMLTMQEFHRRFHEETGITFASLYPGCIATTGLFREHIPLFRTLFPPFQKYITKGYVSEIEAGKRLAQVVSDPSLTKSGVYWSWNKSSASFENQLSQEASDIQKARRVWEVSEKLVGLA; this is encoded by the exons ATGGCCCTTCAAGCTGCTTCTTTGGTCTCCTCTGCTTTCTCTGTTCGCAAAGAT GGCAAACTTAATGCTTCAGCGTCATCATTTAAAGAGTCTAGTTTGTTTGGTGTTTCACTTTCGGAACAAATCAAAGCTGAAATCGTCTCTTCTTCAGTGAGATGCAAG AATTTGAGGAACAATAATGCGATTATTCGAGCTCAGGCAATCGCGACTTCAACTCCTTCAGTCACAAAACCTTCCTTAGACCGCAAGAAAACCCTTAGAAAAGGAAACGTTGTTGTCACGGGAGCTTCATCAGGGCTAGGTTTAGCAACGGCCAAGGCATTAGCCGAGACAGGTAAATGGCACGTGATAATGGCGTGCAGAGATTTCCTCAAGGCCGGGAGAGCTGCTAAATCCGCAGGGATGCCTAGGGACAGCTACACTGTGATGCATATGGACTTAGCCTCTTTGGACAGCGTGAGACAGTTCGTTGATAACTTCAGGCGAGCCGAGATGCCTCTTGATGTGTTGGTTTGCAATGCAGCGGTTTATCAGCCAACGGCTAATCAACCTACTTTCACTGCTGAAGGCTTTGAGCTTAGCGTTGGGACGAACCATTTGGGCCACTTTCTTCTTTCAAGACTGTTGATTGATGACTTGAAGAACTCCGATTATCCGTCGAAACGTCTTATCATTGTTGGATCCATAACTG GAAACACTAATACATTGGCGGGTATTGTACCTCCGAAGGCGAATCTTGGGGACTTGAGGGGACTAGCGGGGGGATTGAACGGGCTAAACAGCTCGGCTATGATAGATGGAGGAGATTTTAACGGTGCAAAGGCGTATAAAGACAGTAAAGTCTGCAACATGTTGACAATGCAGGAGTTTCATAGACGTTTCCATGAAGAAACCGGCATCACCTTCGCTTCCCTTTACCCCGGTTGTATCGCGACGACAGGTTTATTCAGAGAGCATATTCCTCTCTTCCGTACCCTCTTCCCTCCTTTCCAGAAGTACATCACAAAAGGTTACGTCTCCGAGATAGAGGCTGGGAAAAGGCTTGCTCAG GTGGTGAGTGATCCAAGCTTGACGAAGTCGGGAGTGTATTGGAGCTGGAACAAGAGCTCGGCTTCATTTGAGAATCAGTTGTCTCAAGAAGCTAGCGATATCCAGAAGGCTCGCAGAGTTTGGGAAGTCAGCGAGAAGCTAGTAGGCTTGGCCTAA
- the LOC104725943 gene encoding WD repeat-containing protein 44-like, which produces MMKMMMMNRRSNVVRFETKVEDEEEDGNDDCFYESLDRVLSSCSCSTSNSDYDSDPNISDSIHDPSPFPVPVFPMGSSGFELWKSEPESVSERRIRLLRGLGLSNEPDLPLPPTQLRSRSRRKGICSSHFARSVPSDVLVSKHQGKSVLRSDAAGSDNVDLGKSRHYTGSRCSCSSPVNMLNDDHTGKSRMRNGVDVVSKEPTMGRSLRDIVEKESLSNLSHGNGRDVVLDEQMCTIRNLDTGREFVVNEVREDGMLEKLKEVGTDRQLTIEEFEMCVGTSPIVLELMRRQNVEDVCKDSVDMDTNVSGSRVTKHRRRGSWLKSIKNVASSVTGYKERRSTDDRDSPSERGGQRFSSATDDSRDTSFHDPERVKVRQYGKSCKELTALFKSQEIQAHKGSIWSIKFTLDGRYLASAGEDCVIQIWKVVESEKKGELLSVDKQEDGSINLFLLANGSPEPVSMSPKRRGRTSFSRKSVSLDNVLVPEAVFGLSEKPVCSFVGHLDDVLDLSWSKSQHLLSSSMDKTVRLWDLSSKTCLKVFSHSDYVTCIQFNPVDDNYFISGSLDAKVRIWSIPDHQVVDWNDLHEMVTAACYTPDGQGALVGSYKGTCCLYNTHDNKLQQRREINLKNRKKKTHHKKITGFQFVAGSSSEVLVTSADSRTRVVDGVDLVHKFKGFRNTNSQISASLTSNGKFLVSASEDSNVYVWNYDSDSRAGKSKRVTVTNSYEHFYCRDVSVAAPWPGKISNNQSSNSPEQAPFTANNPPTPVNDPTNNKTVTNGIISSATNRYFFDRISATWPEEKLMVAAKNRSRTSPRVSVDMSNGPVNTKPSASAWSMVIVTGGLRGEIRTFQNFGFPVRL; this is translated from the exons atgatgaagatgatgatgatgaacagaCGAAGCAACGTCGTCAGATTTGAAACCAAggtagaagacgaagaagaagatggcaaTGACGATTGTTTCTACGAATCTCTCGATCGTGTTCTATCTTCTTGCTCTTGTTCTACTTCCAACTCTGATTACGACTCTGATCCCAATATCTCTGATTCGATCCACGATCCGAGTCCCTTCCCTGTTCCTGTGTTCCCTATGGGAAGCTCTGGCTTCGAGCTTTGGAAATCTGAGCCTGAATCTGTTTCGGAGAGACGAATCAGGCTTTTGCGTGGTTTGGGGCTTAGTAACGAGCCGGATCTACCTCTGCCGCCGACTCAGCTCCGGTCTAGAAGTCGGAGGAAAGGGATTTGCAGTTCGCATTTCGCTAGATCGGTTCCTTCTGATGTTTTGGTTTCCAAACACCAAGGTAAATCCGTGTTGAGATCAGATGCGGCAGGTAGTGACAATGTCGATCTTGGTAAGTCTCGTCACTATACTGGATCTCgctgttcttgttcttctcctgTAAATATGCTTAATGATGATCATACTGGGAAGTCTCGTATGCGTAATGGTGTTGATGTTGTAAGCAAAGAGCCTACTATGGGAAGATCTCTTAGGGACATTGTAGAGAAGGAGAGTTTGAGTAATTTATCTCATGGGAATGGTAGAGATGTTGTTTTAGACGAGCAAATGTGTACCATTAGGAATCTAGATACTGGCAGAGAGTTTGTTGTGAATGAGGTCCGAGAAGATGGGATGTTGGAGAAGTTGAAGGAGGTAGGTACAGATCGGCAATTGACTATTGAGGAGTTTGAGATGTGTGTTGGGACTTCCCCTATCGTGCTTGAGCTGATGAGGAGGCAAAATGTTGAAGATGTTTGTAAAGACTCTGTTGATATGGACACTAATGTTAGTGGAAGCAGAGTGACTAAGCATAGAAGGAGAGGGAGTTGGTTAAAGAGTATAAAGAATGTTGCTAGTAGTGTGACTGGGTATAAAGAGCGACGAAGCACCGATGATAGGGATTCACCGTCCGAGAGAGGTGGTCAGAGGTTTAGCTCTGCAACTGATGATAGCCGAGATACGTCCTTTCATGACCCTGAGAGAGTTAAGGTCAGGCAGTATGGAAAGTCATGTAAAGAGCTCACTGCACTTTTCAAGAGCCAAGAGATTCAAGCTCATAAAGGGTCGATTTGGAGCATTAAGTTCACTTTAGATGGGAGGTATCTTGCTAGTGCTGGTGAGGATTGTGTTATTCAGATTTGGAAAGTTGTTGAGTCAGAAAAAAAAGGGGAACTCTTGTCCGTTGATAAACAAGAAGATGGGAgcattaatttatttcttttagcaAATGGGTCACCAGAACCAGTTTCAATGTCTCCAAAGAGAAGAGGGAGAACATCATTTAGTCGAAAATCAGTGAGCTTGGACAATGTTCTTGTTCCAGAGGCTGTCTTTGGTCTTTCAGAGAAACCGGTGTGTTCATTTGTTGGGCATTTGGATGACGTACTTGATCTTTCATGGTCGAAATCTCAG CACCTTCTTTCCTCTTCCATGGACAAGACTGTTCGACTATGGGACTTATCTAGCAAGACCTGTTTGAAAGTCTTCTCACATAGTGACTACG TGACTTGCATCCAGTTTAATCCTGTAGATGACAATTACTTCATCAGCGGATCTTTGGATGCAAAAGTTCGGATATGGAGCATTCCTGATCATCAAGTTGTTGACTGGAACGATCTTCATGAGATGGTCACAGCTGCCTGCTATACACCGGATGGGCAG GGTGCATTGGTTGGTTCATACAAAGGAACATGTTGCTTATACAACACACATG ATAACAAACTGCAGCAGAGGCGTGAAATCAATCTGaagaacagaaaaaagaaaacccatCACAAGAAAATCACTGGTTTTCAG TTTGTGGCGGGAAGTTCATCAGAAGTGCTCGTCACATCTGCAGATTCACGTACACGGGTTGTTGACGGTGTTGACCTTGTTCACAAATTTAAAG GATTCCGCAACACGAATAGCCAAATCTCGGCTTCACTTACATCAAACGGGAAATTCTTAGTCTCAGCAAGCGAAGACTCTAATGTGTATGTATGGAACTACGACTCAGACTCGCGAGCTGGGAAAAGCAAACGTGTTACAGTCACAAACTCCTACGAACACTTTTACTGTCGAGATGTCTCTGTGGCTGCACCTTGGCCAGGCAAAATCAGCAACAACCAAAGCAGCAACAGCCCCGAGCAGGCACCCTTCACAGCCAATAACCCTCCAACACCTGTCAACGAtccaaccaacaacaaaaccGTCACTAACGGTATCATTTCAAGCGCCACAAACCGATACTTCTTCGATAGAATCTCAGCGACATGGCCTGAGGAGAAACTCATGGTAGCTGCAAAGAACAGATCCCGGACTAGCCCTCGTGTGAGCGTAGACATGTCTAACGGACCGGTTAACACAAAACCGAGTGCCTCAGCTTGGTCTATGGTGATTGTGACTGGCGGTTTACGAGGAGAAATCAGAACATTTCAGAATTTTGGATTTCCGGTTCGCCTTTGA